One region of Vescimonas fastidiosa genomic DNA includes:
- a CDS encoding V-type ATP synthase subunit D → MAVKLTKNELKVQKDRLKQFQRYLPTLQLKKQQLQSVVMQITAQLEQVEREYRAAVDGLDDWVAVFAENDAFPPDKRLENLVRPSHVECGQENIAGVTVPVFRDLQFEDIRYEVADYPLWVDTAAVRLREIARLDALAKTLRRQMELLQKELLSTAQRVNLFEKVKIPEAKENIRVIGIYLGDQQTSAVVRGKIAKKKLQEVSR, encoded by the coding sequence ATGGCTGTTAAACTCACAAAAAACGAGCTGAAGGTGCAGAAGGACCGCCTGAAGCAGTTTCAGCGCTACCTGCCCACCCTGCAACTGAAAAAGCAGCAGCTTCAGTCCGTGGTGATGCAGATCACCGCCCAGCTGGAGCAGGTGGAGCGGGAGTACCGTGCCGCCGTGGACGGGCTGGACGATTGGGTGGCCGTTTTCGCGGAGAACGACGCCTTCCCCCCGGATAAGCGTCTGGAGAACCTGGTGCGTCCCAGCCATGTGGAGTGCGGTCAGGAGAACATCGCCGGTGTTACCGTGCCGGTGTTCCGGGATCTGCAATTCGAGGACATCCGCTATGAGGTAGCGGACTATCCCCTCTGGGTGGATACCGCCGCCGTCCGTCTCCGGGAGATTGCCCGGCTGGACGCCCTGGCCAAGACCCTGCGCCGGCAGATGGAGCTGCTGCAAAAGGAGCTTCTTTCCACCGCCCAGCGGGTGAACCTCTTTGAAAAGGTGAAGATCCCCGAGGCCAAGGAGAACATCCGTGTCATCGGCATCTACCTGGGTGACCAGCAGACCTCCGCCGTAGTCCGGGGCAAAATTGCCAAAAAGAAGCTGCAGGAGGTGAGCCGATGA
- a CDS encoding NADH-quinone oxidoreductase subunit NuoE family protein, whose product MSMNQRLARVSEIIADHGAQPSQLIAILQDTQTAFNYLSQEDMTLIAQRLGISTAKVYSVATFYENFSLEPKGKHIIRVCDGTACHVRKSQPIYDAIHDYMQLTGKRKTDADGLFTLETVACLGACGLSPVLTIDGEVHAKMTPDSALALLESIRKEEELAK is encoded by the coding sequence ATGAGCATGAACCAGCGACTTGCCCGGGTCAGCGAGATCATCGCCGACCATGGGGCGCAGCCCAGCCAGTTGATTGCCATTTTGCAGGACACGCAGACAGCCTTCAACTATCTCAGTCAGGAGGACATGACCCTCATTGCCCAGCGCCTGGGCATCAGCACGGCCAAGGTTTACAGCGTGGCCACCTTTTACGAAAATTTTTCTCTGGAGCCCAAGGGCAAGCACATCATCCGCGTGTGCGACGGCACCGCCTGCCATGTCCGCAAGTCCCAGCCCATTTATGACGCCATCCACGACTATATGCAGCTCACCGGCAAGCGCAAGACCGACGCCGACGGACTTTTCACCCTGGAGACGGTGGCCTGCCTGGGTGCCTGCGGCCTGTCCCCGGTGCTGACCATCGACGGCGAGGTCCACGCCAAAATGACCCCGGACTCGGCCCTGGCTCTGCTGGAATCCATTCGTAAAGAGGAGGAGCTTGCCAAATGA
- a CDS encoding [FeFe] hydrogenase, group A, translating to MAKGIMIIDGIRVPFDGEKNVLAVVRKAGIDIPTFCYYSDLSIYGACRMCMVEDTKTGKIEASCSMEPRDGMSIRTNTAKLLKHRRMILELLLASHDCNCTNCAKSGNCRLQELAQRFGVRHIRFPDTRPRYEMDYTSYAIFRDPNKCILCGDCVRVCEEKQGQGILDFAGRGSELQVMPAFDRKLSETKCVSCGQCAAVCTTGAITVNDQIGTAWRAIHDPQKRVVVQIAPAVRVAIGEEFGYAPGENILDRVVSALKIMGVDEVYDTNFAADMTTISEAEEFLQRLKAGGPFPMFTSCCPAWVKYLELNDPKYLENISTCKSPMQMFASVLKAKYAEKDASDGRTTYHIAIMPCTAKKMEAARDEFFHDGTPDVDLVLTTRELVDMIRETGIHLDELELESPDLPFGLGSGAAVIYGVTGGVAESVVRHCLPDKSKNTLRQVRVSGIRGDEPIREVTYDVDGTEIKIAVVNGLIHAKELIADIEAGKRFYHLVEVMSCQGGCVGGAGQPYGLTAAKKERGNGLYAADASALFKRAEKNPVVTAMLSDFGPQWCHDHLHVHYGHRDQ from the coding sequence ATGGCAAAAGGAATTATGATTATCGACGGCATCCGCGTTCCCTTTGACGGGGAGAAAAATGTTCTGGCCGTTGTGCGCAAGGCGGGCATCGACATTCCCACCTTCTGCTATTACTCCGACCTGAGCATCTACGGCGCGTGCCGTATGTGCATGGTGGAGGACACCAAAACCGGCAAGATCGAGGCCTCCTGCTCCATGGAGCCCCGGGACGGTATGTCTATTCGCACCAATACGGCGAAGCTCTTAAAGCATCGGCGTATGATTCTGGAGCTGCTCCTGGCCTCCCACGACTGCAACTGTACCAACTGCGCCAAGAGCGGCAACTGCCGCCTGCAGGAGCTGGCCCAGCGCTTCGGCGTGCGCCATATCCGCTTCCCGGACACTCGCCCCCGCTATGAGATGGACTACACCAGCTACGCCATCTTCCGCGACCCCAATAAGTGCATTCTCTGCGGCGACTGCGTCCGGGTCTGCGAGGAGAAGCAGGGCCAGGGTATCCTGGACTTTGCAGGCCGGGGCAGCGAGCTGCAGGTGATGCCCGCCTTCGATAGGAAGCTCAGCGAGACTAAGTGCGTCAGCTGCGGTCAGTGTGCCGCCGTGTGTACCACCGGCGCCATCACCGTCAATGATCAGATCGGCACCGCCTGGCGGGCCATCCACGACCCCCAAAAGCGTGTGGTGGTGCAAATTGCCCCTGCCGTCCGGGTGGCCATCGGCGAGGAATTCGGCTATGCCCCCGGCGAGAATATCCTGGACCGGGTGGTCTCCGCCCTGAAAATCATGGGTGTGGACGAGGTGTACGACACCAACTTTGCCGCGGATATGACCACCATTTCCGAGGCGGAGGAGTTCCTGCAGCGTCTGAAGGCAGGCGGCCCCTTCCCCATGTTCACCTCCTGCTGCCCCGCCTGGGTAAAGTATCTGGAGCTGAACGACCCCAAGTATCTCGAGAATATCTCCACCTGCAAGTCTCCCATGCAGATGTTTGCCTCGGTCCTCAAGGCCAAGTATGCCGAAAAGGACGCCTCCGACGGCCGCACCACCTACCACATCGCCATCATGCCCTGCACAGCCAAGAAGATGGAGGCCGCCCGGGATGAGTTCTTCCATGACGGCACTCCGGATGTGGACCTGGTCCTCACCACCCGGGAGCTGGTGGACATGATCCGGGAGACGGGCATCCACTTAGACGAGCTGGAGCTGGAGTCCCCGGACCTTCCCTTCGGCCTGGGCTCCGGTGCGGCGGTGATCTATGGCGTCACCGGCGGCGTGGCGGAGTCGGTGGTGCGCCACTGCCTGCCTGATAAGTCCAAAAACACCCTGCGTCAGGTGCGTGTTTCCGGCATTCGGGGCGATGAGCCCATTCGGGAGGTCACCTACGATGTAGACGGCACCGAAATCAAGATCGCCGTGGTCAACGGCCTGATCCACGCCAAAGAGCTCATCGCCGACATAGAGGCGGGTAAGCGTTTTTACCACCTGGTGGAGGTCATGAGCTGCCAAGGCGGCTGCGTCGGCGGTGCCGGGCAGCCCTACGGTCTCACCGCCGCCAAAAAGGAACGGGGCAACGGTCTCTATGCCGCCGATGCCTCCGCCCTCTTCAAGCGCGCCGAGAAGAACCCCGTGGTCACCGCCATGCTCTCGGACTTCGGCCCCCAGTGGTGCCATGACCACCTCCATGTCCACTACGGCCACCGGGACCAGTAA
- the radC gene encoding RadC family protein, translating to MGSVHQGHRARQRKKLLENGPRAFADHELLEMLLYYAIPRRDTNELAHRLLERFGSLQGVFSAPVEELSTVEGVGENAAVLLSLVPQIWQRSLQGAPERILNSVDKCGEYFAELLSGSRREMLWQVCLDGKGKVLSSRCLAEGDVSMAAVSVRQVVEYALRAGAVAVVLAHNHPSGVALPSQEDCATTRLIRDALRTMNIQLVDHIIVADGDYVSMAASGLLI from the coding sequence ATGGGCAGCGTGCATCAGGGGCACAGGGCCAGGCAGCGCAAGAAGCTGCTGGAGAACGGGCCCCGGGCCTTTGCGGACCACGAGCTACTGGAGATGCTGCTGTACTATGCCATTCCCCGACGGGATACCAACGAGCTGGCCCATAGGCTGCTGGAGCGATTTGGGTCGCTGCAGGGGGTGTTTTCCGCGCCGGTGGAGGAGCTGTCCACCGTGGAGGGCGTGGGAGAGAACGCGGCGGTGCTGCTGAGCCTGGTGCCGCAGATTTGGCAGCGGTCGCTGCAGGGGGCGCCGGAGCGCATCCTCAACTCTGTGGACAAGTGCGGGGAATACTTCGCGGAGCTGCTGTCGGGCAGTCGGCGGGAGATGCTGTGGCAGGTGTGCCTGGATGGAAAGGGTAAGGTGCTTTCCTCCCGATGCCTGGCCGAGGGGGATGTGAGCATGGCGGCGGTGAGCGTGCGGCAGGTGGTGGAGTATGCCCTGCGGGCCGGGGCGGTGGCCGTTGTGCTGGCCCATAACCATCCCAGCGGCGTGGCACTGCCGTCCCAGGAGGACTGCGCCACCACGAGGCTGATACGGGATGCGCTGCGGACCATGAATATTCAGCTGGTGGACCACATTATTGTGGCCGATGGGGACTATGTGAGCATGGCGGCCAGCGGGCTGCTTATATAA
- a CDS encoding V-type ATP synthase subunit I: protein MIEKMKVVHIVTTVPEKADMLTRLRALGIVHFSEKAASDPRYPERFAALSRMTAALQEYPAQPEEALLSDEEFESFFQKLSACLDRKKALQEKRTAAHAAAEKLAEWGRFSPAEVEELRSRGWEVHIYRTDKKTLAALTADPDISFVRLASVGKMPTLATFAPLPDSYSATEFPLPEKGLAELELEQEYCDRGLAECEEFLTQAARHLPSIRDQMLKTQNAAEYSAVSNSSQTQDGLLWLRGYLPAAQVEEFKAAAAQAHWAWALEDPDADDDRVPTKVKYNKITKLMIPVFDILGTVPGYREYDISFWFLGFFTLFFAMIIGDAGYGCLFLLLALVLTLKGKGKSSAVQLLWVLSIATVIWGSLTGTWFGLEQAMEVPLLKKLVIPGFANYPAYFDVSTTAQQNAIMKFCFILGTVQLSLACVMNIRRKLTEKDLSWLADLGWLAAIDALYFVVLYLVIGQQANLPVVAAVVIAGFLLVVLFGGMSPDKSFGQGLKAGLGNAFTVFLNTISAFGNIMSYIRLFAVGMASLAIAQSFNNMAFGFKGPLVVAAVLILLIGHGLNIVMGLLSVVVHGVRLNLLEFSGQLGMEWAGIAYDPFKKQDKLKK, encoded by the coding sequence ATGATTGAGAAAATGAAGGTGGTCCACATTGTGACCACCGTGCCGGAAAAGGCCGATATGCTCACCCGTCTGCGGGCTCTGGGTATCGTCCATTTCTCCGAAAAGGCCGCCTCAGACCCCCGGTATCCGGAGCGCTTCGCCGCCTTGAGCCGCATGACCGCAGCCCTGCAGGAGTATCCCGCCCAGCCGGAGGAGGCCCTGCTGTCCGACGAGGAATTTGAGTCCTTCTTTCAGAAGCTCTCCGCCTGCCTGGATCGAAAAAAAGCCTTGCAGGAAAAGCGCACCGCCGCCCATGCGGCTGCGGAAAAGCTGGCCGAGTGGGGCCGCTTCTCCCCCGCCGAGGTAGAGGAGCTGCGCTCCCGGGGCTGGGAGGTCCACATTTACCGCACGGATAAAAAGACCCTGGCGGCCCTTACCGCCGACCCCGACATTTCCTTTGTGCGTCTGGCCTCTGTGGGTAAAATGCCCACCCTGGCCACCTTCGCTCCCCTGCCGGACTCGTATTCCGCCACGGAGTTTCCCCTCCCGGAAAAGGGTCTGGCGGAGCTGGAGCTGGAGCAGGAATACTGTGACCGGGGCCTTGCCGAGTGCGAGGAATTTCTCACCCAGGCCGCCCGGCACCTGCCCAGCATCCGAGATCAAATGCTCAAAACCCAAAATGCCGCCGAATACTCCGCCGTCAGCAACTCCTCCCAGACCCAGGACGGGCTCCTGTGGCTCCGGGGCTACCTGCCCGCCGCCCAGGTGGAGGAGTTCAAGGCGGCCGCTGCTCAGGCCCATTGGGCGTGGGCCCTGGAGGACCCGGACGCAGATGATGACCGCGTCCCCACCAAGGTCAAGTATAACAAGATCACCAAGCTGATGATCCCGGTGTTCGATATTCTCGGCACCGTCCCCGGCTACCGGGAGTACGATATTTCCTTCTGGTTCCTGGGCTTTTTCACCCTGTTTTTTGCTATGATCATCGGCGACGCGGGCTACGGCTGCCTGTTTCTGCTCCTGGCCCTGGTGCTCACGCTAAAGGGCAAGGGCAAGTCCAGCGCCGTCCAGCTTCTGTGGGTGCTGTCCATTGCCACGGTTATATGGGGCTCCCTCACCGGCACCTGGTTCGGCCTGGAGCAGGCCATGGAGGTGCCGCTGCTTAAAAAGCTGGTGATCCCCGGCTTTGCCAACTACCCGGCGTATTTCGATGTCTCCACCACCGCCCAGCAAAATGCCATTATGAAGTTCTGCTTCATCCTGGGCACGGTGCAGCTCTCCCTGGCCTGCGTCATGAATATCCGCCGCAAGCTGACGGAGAAGGACCTGAGCTGGCTGGCAGACCTGGGCTGGCTGGCGGCCATCGACGCCTTGTATTTCGTGGTTTTGTACCTGGTCATCGGCCAGCAGGCCAATCTCCCCGTGGTGGCCGCGGTGGTCATCGCCGGGTTCCTGCTGGTGGTGCTTTTCGGGGGTATGTCCCCGGATAAGAGCTTCGGTCAGGGCCTCAAGGCAGGCCTGGGAAATGCCTTTACGGTGTTTCTCAATACCATCAGCGCCTTCGGCAACATTATGAGCTACATTCGTCTGTTTGCCGTGGGTATGGCCTCTCTGGCCATCGCCCAGAGCTTCAACAACATGGCCTTCGGCTTCAAGGGCCCCCTGGTGGTGGCTGCGGTGCTGATCCTGCTCATCGGCCACGGGCTGAATATCGTCATGGGACTGCTCTCCGTGGTGGTCCACGGCGTTCGGCTGAACCTGTTGGAGTTTTCCGGTCAGCTTGGTATGGAATGGGCCGGAATCGCTTACGATCCCTTCAAAAAACAAGACAAACTAAAAAAATAA
- a CDS encoding V-type ATP synthase subunit B, translating to MMQKVYTKIESIVGNVVTVRASDVRLGDLALVGESYANVIKLDKDLVTLQVFSGTQGVSTTDSVRFLGRPMMVSFSDHLLGRIFDGAGVPRDNGPALTENMISIGGPSVNPSKRIVPDKMIRTGIPMIDVFNTLVESQKLPIFSVSGEPYNQLLSRIAMQAQVDIIVLGGMGLKYDDYLFFRDTLEKSGAMGRTVMFVHTASDPTVECTLVPDMALAVAEQFALSGKRVLVLLTDMTNYADAQKEMAITMEQVPSNRGYPGDLYSCLASRYEKAVDFGDAGSITILAVTTMPGDDVTHPVPDNTGYITEGQYYLKNGHIEPFGSLSRLKQNVNDKTRSDHRALMDGMIRLYSAYRESLEKKSMGFMMSEWDEKLLKYGHLFETKLMDLRVNIPLEEALDLGWEILAQCFEPNETGLKSSLIQERWPKPSAAE from the coding sequence ATGATGCAGAAAGTTTATACGAAAATTGAGTCCATCGTGGGCAATGTCGTCACCGTCCGTGCCTCCGATGTCCGCCTGGGCGACCTGGCCCTGGTGGGGGAGAGCTACGCCAATGTCATCAAGCTGGATAAGGACCTGGTGACCCTTCAGGTGTTCAGCGGCACCCAGGGCGTCAGCACCACCGACTCCGTGCGATTTTTGGGCCGCCCCATGATGGTCTCCTTCTCCGACCATCTCTTAGGCCGCATCTTCGACGGCGCCGGTGTCCCCCGGGATAACGGCCCGGCCCTGACGGAGAACATGATCTCCATCGGCGGCCCCTCCGTGAACCCCTCCAAGCGTATCGTCCCCGACAAGATGATCCGCACCGGCATTCCCATGATCGATGTGTTCAACACTCTGGTGGAGAGCCAGAAGCTGCCCATTTTCTCCGTCTCCGGCGAGCCGTACAACCAGCTTCTCTCCCGCATCGCCATGCAGGCCCAGGTGGACATCATCGTCCTGGGCGGCATGGGCCTGAAGTACGACGACTACCTGTTCTTCCGGGACACTCTGGAAAAGAGCGGTGCCATGGGCCGCACGGTGATGTTTGTCCACACCGCCTCCGACCCCACCGTGGAGTGTACCCTGGTGCCGGATATGGCCCTGGCCGTGGCCGAGCAGTTCGCTCTCAGCGGCAAGCGCGTCCTGGTCCTGCTGACGGATATGACCAACTACGCCGATGCCCAGAAGGAAATGGCCATCACCATGGAGCAGGTGCCCTCCAACCGCGGCTATCCCGGCGACCTCTATAGCTGCCTGGCCTCCCGCTATGAAAAGGCCGTGGACTTCGGCGATGCCGGCTCCATTACCATCCTGGCCGTTACCACCATGCCCGGCGACGATGTCACCCACCCGGTGCCCGATAACACCGGCTATATCACCGAGGGCCAGTATTACCTGAAAAACGGCCACATCGAGCCCTTCGGCTCCCTGTCCCGTCTGAAGCAGAATGTCAACGACAAGACCCGCAGCGACCACCGGGCCCTGATGGACGGCATGATCCGCCTGTACAGCGCCTACAGAGAGAGCCTGGAGAAAAAGTCCATGGGCTTTATGATGTCCGAGTGGGACGAAAAGCTGCTGAAATACGGCCACCTCTTTGAGACCAAGCTGATGGACCTGCGTGTGAATATCCCCCTGGAGGAGGCGCTGGACCTGGGCTGGGAGATTTTGGCCCAGTGCTTTGAGCCCAATGAAACGGGCCTGAAATCCAGTCTCATTCAGGAGAGATGGCCCAAGCCCTCCGCCGCAGAGTAA
- a CDS encoding V-type ATP synthase subunit A — MDKVTGYVTGVNGNLVSASFSGSVRKNEVGYVLVGDDRLKGEVIRVNGDTASMQIYEMTGGIRVGDPVELSGELMSVELGPGLLTQVYDGLQNPLPQLAEKCGFFLQRGVYLDPIPNKDWEFTPRVKPGDSVSAGDAVGSVPEGLFTHLIMVPFGLKGDDWKVKSVREKGVYNVRDTVAVLENGSGEEKELTMVFSWPVKQPIRCYEERLRPDETLVTQLRCIDTFLPVAKGGTFCVPGPFGAGKTVLQHMEAKNADVDIVIVAACGERAGEVVEVLTEFPELVDPRTGRSLMERTIIICNTSSMPVAAREASVYTAVTMAEYYRQMGLDVLLLADSTSRWAQAMREMSGRLEEIPGEEAFPAYLESVIASFYERAGKVRLKDGKIASVTIGGTVSPAGGNFEEPVTQATLKVVGAFHGLSRERSDARKYPAIHPIDSWSKYTGVVDGARVEQARAILRRSNEINQMMKVIGEEGTSAEDYIIYQKGELLDAVYLQQNSFDPIDAACGPDRQRHEFAVLYDVLTRRFDLSDKKEIRAFFNQVRQEFLDWHNTQFETPEFQAQEQRLKDFYLSKALD; from the coding sequence ACACAGCCAGTATGCAGATTTATGAAATGACGGGCGGCATCCGGGTAGGTGATCCGGTGGAGCTCTCCGGGGAGCTGATGAGCGTAGAGCTGGGTCCGGGCCTGCTGACCCAGGTGTACGACGGCCTGCAAAACCCCCTGCCCCAGCTTGCCGAAAAGTGCGGCTTCTTCCTGCAGCGGGGCGTGTACCTGGACCCCATCCCCAATAAGGATTGGGAGTTCACCCCCCGGGTAAAGCCCGGTGACTCCGTCTCCGCCGGTGATGCGGTGGGCAGCGTGCCCGAGGGCCTGTTCACCCACCTGATCATGGTGCCCTTCGGCCTCAAGGGAGACGACTGGAAGGTCAAGTCCGTCCGGGAAAAGGGCGTTTATAATGTCCGCGACACCGTGGCGGTGCTGGAAAACGGGAGCGGCGAGGAAAAAGAGCTGACCATGGTCTTTTCCTGGCCCGTAAAGCAGCCCATCCGCTGCTACGAGGAGCGTCTGCGCCCGGATGAGACCCTGGTGACCCAGCTCCGCTGCATCGACACCTTCCTCCCCGTGGCCAAGGGCGGCACCTTCTGCGTGCCCGGTCCCTTCGGCGCCGGCAAGACCGTCCTGCAGCACATGGAGGCCAAGAACGCCGATGTAGACATCGTCATCGTGGCCGCCTGCGGTGAGCGGGCCGGCGAGGTGGTGGAGGTGCTTACGGAGTTCCCCGAGCTGGTGGACCCCCGCACGGGCCGCTCCCTTATGGAGCGCACCATCATCATCTGCAATACCTCCTCCATGCCCGTAGCCGCCCGAGAGGCTTCGGTGTACACCGCCGTGACCATGGCCGAGTATTACCGTCAAATGGGACTGGATGTGCTGCTTTTGGCCGACTCCACCAGCCGCTGGGCCCAGGCCATGCGTGAAATGAGCGGCCGTCTGGAGGAGATCCCCGGCGAGGAAGCCTTCCCCGCCTATCTGGAGTCCGTCATCGCCTCCTTCTATGAGCGGGCCGGCAAGGTCCGTCTGAAGGACGGGAAGATCGCCTCCGTCACCATCGGCGGCACCGTTTCCCCCGCCGGCGGCAACTTTGAAGAGCCCGTGACCCAGGCAACGCTGAAGGTGGTGGGCGCCTTCCACGGCCTTTCCCGTGAGCGCTCCGACGCCCGTAAATACCCCGCCATCCACCCCATTGACTCCTGGTCTAAGTACACGGGCGTGGTGGACGGCGCGCGTGTGGAGCAGGCCCGGGCCATCCTCCGCCGCAGCAACGAGATCAATCAAATGATGAAGGTCATCGGTGAGGAGGGCACCTCCGCCGAGGACTATATCATCTACCAAAAGGGCGAGCTGCTGGACGCCGTGTACCTGCAGCAAAACTCCTTCGACCCCATCGACGCGGCCTGTGGCCCCGACCGGCAGAGACACGAGTTTGCCGTGCTCTACGATGTCCTGACCCGCCGCTTCGACCTCAGCGACAAAAAAGAGATCCGCGCCTTCTTCAACCAGGTCCGCCAGGAGTTTTTGGACTGGCACAACACCCAGTTCGAGACCCCCGAGTTCCAGGCCCAGGAGCAGCGGCTCAAGGATTTCTACCTGAGCAAGGCGCTGGATTGA
- a CDS encoding V-type ATP synthase subunit K: MSIEFIGMACALGLSAMGSAFGSGFAAQASVGAWKKCYANGKPAPFIMVAFSGAPLTQTIYGFLLMNFIRSAVEGGCDAALAMFTGIFAGLAIGLSAFFQGKVAAASADALGETGKGTANYFIVIGIIETVALFTLVFSLLLLQ, translated from the coding sequence ATGAGTATCGAATTTATTGGTATGGCTTGCGCACTGGGCCTGTCCGCCATGGGCTCTGCATTCGGTTCCGGCTTCGCCGCACAGGCCTCCGTAGGCGCGTGGAAAAAGTGCTACGCCAACGGTAAGCCCGCCCCCTTCATCATGGTGGCCTTCTCCGGTGCCCCCCTGACCCAGACCATCTACGGCTTCCTGCTGATGAACTTTATCCGCAGCGCCGTAGAGGGCGGCTGTGACGCGGCTCTGGCCATGTTCACGGGCATCTTCGCAGGATTGGCCATCGGCCTGTCTGCCTTCTTCCAGGGCAAGGTTGCCGCCGCCTCCGCCGACGCCTTGGGTGAAACCGGCAAGGGCACTGCCAACTACTTCATCGTCATCGGTATTATCGAAACGGTGGCCCTGTTTACCCTGGTTTTCAGCCTCCTGCTCCTGCAATAA
- a CDS encoding NADH-quinone oxidoreductase subunit NuoF: protein MSVLTREGFHALQAQAADALARSKSALTVLICAGTGCIASGSMKVYENLRSECQERGLSIYVGLTHHGEEEKSLHIKMSGCHGFCEMGCLVHIEPLGVMYVRVKPEDCHEIVERTLLGGEIIERLTYHQNGVSYPRQEDIPFYKKQHRVVLKGCGASDAEDLEEYIAKDGYRAFEKALFDMTDEAICREISDSGLRGRGGGGFPAGRKWESVRRNVSDVKYIVCNGDEGDPGAFMDRSIMEGNPHSVIEGMMIAGVATGATEGYIYVRAEYPLAVERLQVAIDKATRLGLLGDNIMDSDFSFHMHINRGAGAFVCGEGSALTASIEGKRGMPRTKPPRTVDHGLWGKPTVLNNVETFANVPGILNKGAAWYRSIGTDTSSGTKTFALTGNVVNTGLVEVPMGTTLREIIFDIGGGIQNGKKFKAVQIGGPAGGCLTEEHLDLPLDFDSLKKVGAIVGSGGLVVMDEDTCMVETARFFMHFTQNESCGKCVPCREGTKRMLEILDRIVVNEGSPEDLDLLESLSDTISTTALCGLGQSACKPVLSTLRYFREEYLHHVVDHHCPVCNGRKRRLEIKAELCKGCGKCARNCPMEAISGHPRTPYVIDNEKCIHCGACWGACPFGAIDAIEEEG, encoded by the coding sequence ATGAGTGTTCTGACCCGAGAGGGCTTCCACGCCCTGCAGGCCCAGGCTGCCGACGCCTTAGCGCGCAGCAAGTCCGCCCTGACGGTGCTTATCTGCGCTGGTACCGGCTGCATTGCCAGCGGCTCCATGAAGGTCTATGAAAATCTCCGCAGCGAGTGCCAGGAGCGGGGCCTCAGCATCTATGTGGGTCTCACCCACCACGGCGAGGAGGAAAAGAGCCTCCACATTAAAATGAGCGGCTGCCATGGCTTCTGCGAAATGGGCTGCCTGGTCCACATCGAGCCCCTGGGCGTCATGTATGTCCGGGTAAAGCCCGAGGACTGCCACGAGATCGTGGAGCGCACCCTTCTGGGCGGCGAAATCATCGAGCGCCTGACCTACCACCAAAACGGCGTATCCTACCCCCGTCAGGAGGATATCCCCTTTTATAAAAAGCAGCACCGGGTGGTGCTCAAGGGCTGCGGTGCCAGCGATGCCGAGGATCTGGAGGAGTACATCGCCAAGGATGGCTACCGTGCCTTTGAAAAAGCCCTGTTCGACATGACGGACGAGGCCATCTGCCGGGAGATTTCCGACTCCGGCCTCCGGGGCCGGGGCGGCGGCGGCTTCCCTGCCGGGCGCAAGTGGGAGAGCGTGCGCAGAAATGTCTCCGATGTGAAGTACATCGTCTGCAACGGCGATGAGGGTGACCCCGGCGCCTTTATGGACCGCTCCATCATGGAGGGTAACCCCCACTCCGTTATCGAGGGCATGATGATTGCCGGTGTCGCCACCGGAGCCACCGAGGGCTATATCTATGTCCGGGCCGAGTATCCCCTGGCCGTAGAGCGCCTGCAGGTAGCCATTGACAAGGCCACCCGTCTGGGCCTGCTGGGCGATAATATCATGGACTCCGACTTCAGCTTCCATATGCACATCAACCGGGGTGCCGGTGCCTTCGTCTGCGGCGAGGGCAGCGCCCTTACCGCCTCCATCGAGGGCAAGCGCGGTATGCCCCGCACCAAGCCTCCCCGCACCGTGGACCACGGCCTGTGGGGCAAGCCCACCGTTCTCAACAATGTAGAGACCTTTGCCAATGTCCCCGGTATTCTCAATAAAGGTGCCGCCTGGTACCGCTCCATCGGCACCGACACCAGCTCCGGCACCAAGACCTTCGCCCTCACCGGCAATGTGGTAAACACGGGCCTGGTGGAGGTTCCCATGGGTACCACCCTCCGGGAGATCATTTTCGACATCGGCGGCGGCATCCAAAACGGCAAAAAATTCAAGGCCGTGCAGATCGGCGGTCCCGCCGGGGGCTGCCTTACCGAGGAGCATTTGGACCTGCCCCTGGACTTCGATTCCCTGAAGAAGGTCGGTGCCATCGTAGGCTCCGGCGGTCTGGTGGTCATGGACGAGGACACCTGCATGGTGGAGACCGCCCGTTTCTTCATGCACTTCACCCAGAATGAGTCCTGCGGCAAGTGTGTTCCCTGCCGGGAGGGCACCAAGCGTATGCTGGAGATTTTGGACCGGATCGTGGTCAACGAAGGTTCCCCCGAGGACCTGGACCTGCTGGAGAGTCTCTCCGACACCATCTCCACCACCGCCCTGTGCGGCCTGGGTCAGAGCGCCTGCAAGCCGGTGCTCAGCACCCTGCGCTACTTCCGGGAGGAATACCTGCACCATGTGGTAGACCACCACTGCCCCGTGTGCAACGGCCGCAAGCGTCGTCTGGAAATCAAGGCGGAGCTGTGCAAGGGCTGCGGCAAGTGCGCCCGCAACTGCCCCATGGAGGCCATTTCCGGTCACCCCCGCACGCCGTATGTCATCGATAATGAAAAGTGCATCCACTGCGGTGCCTGCTGGGGCGCCTGCCCCTTCGGGGCCATTGATGCCATCGAAGAGGAGGGTTAA